The proteins below are encoded in one region of Acidimicrobiia bacterium:
- a CDS encoding ABC transporter permease codes for MTTATAQLPKSTKPVSLITRWKRSTWIPRVLFPIGVLLFWQVGMQIIRKIWPFAVDVLPTPMEVVDMMWGEIINPFVEGKQAITRENLYLTFGRSLLRLGSGFVIAMVIGTIIGLGMGLSKAVDAFFHDWVMALLAMPALAWALFTGLIFGMGNRSPIVTVVLTGIPFVIVNVREGVRNTPRELFDMANAFKVPKNRTTRHVLIPSLMPFFFAAIRYAFSIGWKGLVIAEVFSGQDGAGWTIKFYYDAHRAHGIIGYAFFFVIFALLLEKLVFEKISNRVFKWRPKTTNVELVEARFDGPDDAANATAAAQI; via the coding sequence ATGACCACTGCAACCGCTCAGCTTCCGAAGTCGACCAAACCGGTCTCTCTCATTACCCGGTGGAAAAGGTCGACCTGGATACCACGGGTCCTTTTCCCGATTGGCGTACTCCTGTTCTGGCAGGTCGGGATGCAAATCATTCGGAAAATTTGGCCGTTCGCGGTCGACGTTCTCCCCACCCCGATGGAAGTCGTCGACATGATGTGGGGAGAAATCATCAACCCATTCGTCGAGGGCAAACAAGCCATCACCCGCGAAAATTTGTACCTGACATTCGGACGGTCACTACTCCGGTTGGGTTCAGGATTCGTCATTGCCATGGTGATCGGCACGATCATTGGACTAGGGATGGGTCTATCCAAGGCCGTTGACGCTTTCTTCCACGACTGGGTGATGGCACTCCTGGCGATGCCGGCACTCGCCTGGGCTCTCTTCACCGGCTTGATCTTCGGAATGGGCAATCGCTCACCGATCGTCACGGTGGTCCTGACCGGCATCCCCTTCGTGATCGTGAACGTTCGGGAGGGCGTTCGTAACACGCCCCGCGAGCTGTTCGATATGGCCAACGCCTTCAAGGTGCCTAAGAACCGAACTACTCGTCATGTGTTGATCCCCTCGCTCATGCCTTTCTTCTTTGCAGCTATCCGATATGCGTTCTCGATTGGTTGGAAGGGTCTGGTAATCGCCGAAGTGTTCTCGGGCCAAGACGGCGCCGGCTGGACGATCAAGTTCTATTACGACGCTCACCGGGCGCACGGCATCATCGGCTACGCCTTCTTCTTCGTGATCTTTGCCTTGCTCCTGGAGAAGTTGGTTTTCGAGAAGATCTCCAACCGCGTATTCAAGTGGCGACCTAAGACCACCAACGTGGAGCTCGTGGAAGCCCGATTTGACGGACCCGATGACGCCGCAAATGCAACAGCCGCGGCACAGATCTAG